The following coding sequences are from one Liolophura sinensis isolate JHLJ2023 chromosome 12, CUHK_Ljap_v2, whole genome shotgun sequence window:
- the LOC135479799 gene encoding uncharacterized protein LOC135479799: MTEKGNERTLEWSSMDDPYSIQRIQDEVGLPILVHVLEGIYSVTESGTFSGGDYLKLHGCETLEKVVAYPTQEENGKFTKYYSRWNTPLEIPLDYRVKARVIPKHGENRVYPAVELLVEDFPRYVQVGVTIAGKEKSGASVPIVCGSVLELLKTTATGKQRSLLCLLDTKEVYLPMDCLGRFTIVPDSELYTIREIVSRFPLPQLIALDDNGSETKKYLSEQANKALSNLENFKGTFVLDSTVSEQVVYGTHRLEFHHMNVAHLNLSLQAIVVIPFDSEATFQIALNRESSIYTTVFAQNYMKTLKTKSLVPMCIGQQGSKERTIQLPEGYDEIVTDNNQGTIDQSPSGRVKSKVPGPKTLPKPAKPIPAKRKVLKPPCEKLGTSTKMSDDSESDTDYEPVTPEKIAVFAAQTETTKDDDDIVTTKGETLDRPRRPSRYEVVELPPTLPDPGRPERPERPDRAGVVPLPSRAPKLNKGKMITKTLSRAKDVIKDVPVTVKTLAKKAFPGTKKSATSSSNSLTYGPNASTSVPNSPASGPNSPVSGPNSPTGGPNSPASGSNSKLLPVLLKVVSEDEESEASDSDDVYDYPDPNKEDLRFPPLKDALPFDDAVSVTKKQDEEQSFNNKPRQPTYRNLTEYPINPRKGNSLDRRKQPENTQDGVSTTCTLPSPSKPIQSASKVEHQALKPVQSVKPQPNTLATVVKSEPTTVSNTPPSKKPVAPVTAPKPVRPNLKAIGPKFSYSREEIMEMSVIEIFETMKKIGLGEKADKFKENCVDGSFLVLEMTDTALAEFDLTEVESLQVKRFMKDGKLPKMS; this comes from the exons ATGACAGAAAAAGGGAACGAAAGGACGCTAGAGTGGAGTAGTATGGATGATCCGTACAGTATCCAGCGGATACAAGATGAGGTGGGCTTACCcattctggtacatgtactggaaGGGATCTACAGCGTGACAGAGTCCGGTACTTTCTCCGGCGGGGACTACCTCAAACTGCACGGATGCGAAACCTTGGAGAAAGTGGTCGCTTACCCGACCCAAGAGGAAAACGGGAAATTTACCAAGTATTACAGCAGGTGGAACACCCCGCTTGAAATACCGTTGGATTATAGGGTGAAGGCGAGAGTGATTCCAAAGCACGGAGAAAATCGCGTGTACCCTGCTGTTGAGCTCCTTGTGGAAGACTTTCCAAGATACGTCCAGGTGGGCGTGACCATTGCGGGCAAAGAAAAGTCGGGAGCTAGTGTGCCCATTGTCTGTGGCTCTGTACTGGAGCTTTTGAAGACGACGGCCACTGGGAAACAACGAAGTCTCCTCTGTCTTCTCGACACTAAGGAAGTCTACCTCCCGATGGATTGCCTCGGCCGATTCACTATTGTGCCTGATTCAGAACTGTACACGATCCGTGAAATCGTCTCCCGATTCCCCCTGCCCCAGTTAATCGCACTAGATGATAACGGATCGGAAACGAAGAAATATCTCTCCGAGCAGGCGAACAAAGCGCTGTCCAACTTGGAGAACTTCAAAGGTACGTTCGTCTTGGACTCCACAGTCTCCGAACAGGTTGTTTACGGAACTCATCGGCTTGAGTTCCACCATATGAACGTTGCGCACCTCAATCTAAGCCTGCAGGCGATCGTTGTCATTCCTTTCGACTCTGAGGCAACATTCCAGATCGCGCTAAACAGAGAGTCGTCCATTTACACAACGGTGTTCGCGCAAAATTATATGAAGACGCTGAAGACAAAGTCTCTGGTACCAATGTGCATCGGCCAACAGGGAAGCAAAGAGCGAACCATCCAGCTCCCGGAAGGTTATGACGAGATAGTCACAGACAACAATCAGGGCACCATCGACCAGAGCCCCAGCGGTAGGGTCAAATCCAAGGTTCCAGGACCCAAAACTCTGCCCAAGCCCGCCAAGCCAATCCCCGCAAAACGTAAAGTCCTTAAACCTCCTTGTGAGAAACTGG GTACATCCACCAAAATGTCTGATGACAGTGAAAGCGACACGGATTACGAGCCTGTCACACCCGAGAAAATTGCAGTGTTTGCTGCTCAAACCGAAACCACCAAGGATGATGATGATATCGTTACCACCAAAG GAGAAACGCTGGACAGACCCAGGCGACCAAGTCGCTACGAAGTTGTGGAGTTGCCCCCAACTTTACCTGATCCAGGCAGACCCGAGCGACCGGAACGTCCTGATCGGGCAG GTGTTGTGCCGCTACCTTCACGGGCACCAAAACTCAAC aaagGGAAAATGATCACCAAGACTTTGTCAAGAGCTAAGGATGTAATCAAAGATGTACCTGTTACTGTGAAAACTTTGGCAAAGAAGG CATTTCCTGGAACCAAAAAATCGGCGACCTCCAGCTCAAACTCGCTTACATACGGCCCAAACGCGTCAACTTCAGTTCCAAACTCACCTGCTTCCGGCCCAAACTCACCTGTTTCTGGTCCAAACTCACCTACTGGCGGTCCAAACTCACCTGCTTCAGGCTCAAATTCAAAGCTTTTGCCGGTCCTGCTAAAAGTCGTCAGTGAAGATGAGGAGAGTGAAGCTAGTGACAGCGACGACGTTTACGATTACCCGGATCCTAATAAAGAGGACTTGCGCTTTCCTCCGCTAAAGGACGCTTTACCTTTCGATGACGCCGTGTCAGTGACAAAGAAGCAAGACGAAGAGCAAAGTTTTAATAATAAACCTCGACAACCCACATACAGAAATTTAACTGAGTACCCAATAAATCCAAGAAAGGGAAATTCGTTAGACAGGCGGAAACAGCCGGAGAATACCCAGGATGGTGTTTCTACAACCTGTACCTTACCATCACCATCGAAACCGATTCAGAGTGCCTCTAAAGTAGAGCATCAAGCTCTCAAGCCGGTCCAGTCAGTGAAGCCACAACCCAACACCTTGGCGACCGTGGTCAAGTCCGAGCCTACGACGGTGTCTAATACACCACCGTCCAAGAAACCAGTTGCCCCAGTGACGGCCCCCAAGCCTGTCAGACCTAATTTAAAAGCGATCGGTCCCAAGTTTTCCTATTCCCGAGAAGAAATAATGGAAATGAGCGTTATAGAAATCTTCGAAACGATGAAAAAAATTGGCCTGGGAGAAAAGGCCGATAAGTTTAAAGAGAATTGCGTCGACGGGTCATTCCTGGTTTTGGAGATGACGGACACGGCGTTGGCGGAATTCGACCTCACCGAAGTGGAATCCCTGCAGGTGAAAAGGTTCATGAAAGACGGAAAACTTCCTAAAATGAGCTGA